One genomic segment of Desulfocapsa sulfexigens DSM 10523 includes these proteins:
- a CDS encoding MotA/TolQ/ExbB proton channel family protein produces the protein MLRDLSLAAKSACSKEDQESLIPLIISLKELGAQAKKRGFLSLEDQLGSITDNFLKIGLQLIIDQTEPEVVSDILDSDIYYNESNGRELLKKIIIREGLLRIQAGDTSRNIFLCTRIFLGKIDNSAFA, from the coding sequence ATGTTACGCGACTTATCATTAGCAGCGAAGTCTGCCTGCAGCAAAGAAGACCAGGAATCCTTAATCCCATTAATCATTTCTCTTAAAGAGCTGGGTGCACAGGCCAAAAAAAGAGGATTTCTCTCACTGGAAGATCAACTTGGAAGTATCACTGACAATTTCCTTAAAATAGGTCTGCAACTTATTATTGACCAGACAGAGCCCGAAGTTGTCAGCGATATTCTCGACTCCGACATCTACTATAACGAGTCAAATGGAAGGGAGCTCCTCAAAAAAATTATTATTCGAGAAGGGTTACTCCGTATTCAGGCAGGAGATACGTCCAGAAACATTTTTCTCTGCACCAGAATTTTTCTTGGCAAAATTGATAACAGCGCATTTGCTTAA
- a CDS encoding B12-binding domain-containing radical SAM protein: MLLIFPPLAKACEPPAGITRIAGFLRGNKQRCRLWDANIEGQLYLLGLQQTPIDTWSKRAWKNVQPNLQNLRDTALYESNDRYQRAVRDLNRAISQSCNVSAVNISLADYQDNQLSPHRSQDLLLAAGNFQNSIFFPFFQARLKDLFAEADHQHIGISLNYLSQALPAFCLAGLIREEYPDITIIAGGGLVTSWLRSPGWNNPFTELFDHMVEGQGELPLLEILSPDTPSRHQPPDFSDLPLAHYLSPGLLLPYSASTGCYWNRCSFCPEKAEGSPYAKLSTKQVMEDLNSLVSRHKPRLIHLLDNAVAPSLMKQIIQEPPGADWYGFARVTPELGDLSFCKKLQKSGCVLLKLGIESGSQEVLDAMDKGIDLTMVEDSLRALRLAGIATYVYLLFGTPTESHSEARQTLDFTQRNAEAITFLNLAVFNLPHNSRESSTLQLREFSSGDLGLYSDFYHPRGWDRKAVRNFLCNEFRTDPTVRTILQRDPPFFTSNHAPLILQSDARYREGNK, translated from the coding sequence GTGCTCCTGATATTTCCACCGCTCGCCAAGGCCTGCGAACCTCCTGCAGGAATAACTCGTATTGCAGGTTTCCTTCGCGGAAACAAGCAACGGTGCAGACTCTGGGACGCAAACATCGAGGGACAACTCTATTTACTGGGCTTGCAACAGACCCCCATTGACACCTGGAGCAAAAGAGCCTGGAAGAACGTTCAACCCAACCTCCAAAACCTCCGCGACACGGCTCTTTATGAAAGCAACGACCGCTATCAGAGGGCTGTACGCGATCTGAACCGGGCAATCAGCCAGAGCTGCAATGTATCTGCTGTCAACATCAGCCTTGCAGACTATCAGGACAACCAGCTCTCCCCGCATCGGAGCCAGGATCTCCTCCTGGCTGCCGGAAATTTTCAAAACAGCATCTTCTTTCCCTTTTTTCAAGCACGCCTGAAAGATCTTTTTGCCGAAGCAGACCACCAGCACATCGGTATTTCTCTCAATTATCTCAGCCAGGCCCTTCCCGCCTTTTGTCTTGCCGGTTTGATCAGAGAGGAATATCCAGACATAACAATCATTGCCGGTGGTGGGTTGGTCACCTCCTGGTTAAGGAGTCCAGGCTGGAACAATCCATTTACAGAACTCTTTGATCATATGGTAGAAGGACAGGGTGAACTGCCATTATTGGAAATCTTATCCCCTGACACCCCCTCCAGACACCAGCCACCTGATTTTTCAGACCTTCCTCTCGCCCACTACCTCTCTCCCGGCCTGCTCTTACCCTACAGTGCATCCACTGGATGCTACTGGAACCGCTGTTCTTTCTGTCCTGAAAAAGCAGAAGGGAGCCCCTACGCAAAACTTTCCACAAAGCAGGTCATGGAGGACCTGAACTCTCTGGTCAGCAGACATAAACCACGCCTCATCCATCTCCTTGACAATGCCGTGGCCCCCTCCCTAATGAAGCAGATAATACAGGAACCTCCCGGAGCTGACTGGTACGGATTTGCCAGGGTTACTCCAGAGTTGGGGGATCTTAGCTTCTGCAAAAAACTCCAAAAATCAGGCTGTGTTCTTTTGAAACTCGGTATTGAATCCGGGTCCCAGGAAGTTCTTGATGCAATGGACAAGGGGATCGATCTGACAATGGTCGAAGACAGCCTGAGGGCCCTTCGTCTTGCAGGTATTGCAACCTATGTTTATCTACTCTTTGGAACGCCGACGGAATCCCATAGCGAAGCACGACAGACCCTCGACTTTACTCAACGCAATGCTGAGGCCATCACGTTCCTGAACCTGGCAGTCTTTAATCTACCCCATAACAGTAGAGAATCCAGCACACTGCAGCTCCGGGAATTTTCCAGTGGAGATTTGGGGCTCTATTCCGATTTCTACCATCCCAGAGGATGGGATCGGAAAGCTGTGCGGAATTTTCTCTGCAATGAATTCAGAACGGATCCGACAGTCCGCACCATACTGCAGCGGGATCCGCCATTTTTCACATCCAACCACGCTCCACTCATTCTACAGAGTGACGCACGATACAGGGAAGGCAATAAATGA